In Muribaculum gordoncarteri, the genomic window ATAACTTTGCTAAAAATTGCTTGAAAAAAGTTTAAATTTGTGGATGTAAATTTTGGATAAAATCGCTAACTTTACAACCTAATTGGCGCGCACTATGGAACAGGAAGTTTACCACATACCGGCATTGCTTGATGAAACACTGCAAGGGCTTGATATTAAGCCCGATGGCATCTATGTGGATGTCACATTCGGTGGTGGCGGACATTCTCGTGCGATAATTCAGCGACTTAACGGGGATGGTCGCCTTTATGGATTTGATCAGGACGCCGATGCTATGAACAACGCAATCGACGACAGTCGATTTACATTTGTATACAGCAACTTCCGTTTTTTGCGTAATTTCCTCCGCTATTACGGTGTCGAGAGTGTCGACGGTATTCTTGGCGACCTCGGTGTGTCGTTTCATCATTTCGATGACCCCGAGCGTGGCTTTTCATTCCGTTGGGACGGCCCGCTCGACATGCGTATGAACCGTAACGCCACACGCACAGCCGCTTGGTACGTAGCCAATTATACCGAGCAGGAGCTTGCCGACGCCTTCTATCTCTATGGCGAGCTGAAGACGGCACGCCGCATTGCCGCTGCAATAGTCAAGGCGCGTCAGGAGTCGCCCATAACCACTGTGGAGCAGCTCCTTGCCGTAGTGAAGCCGTTCATAAATCCGCGCAAGGAGAAGAAGGAGCTGGCTCAAGTGTTTCAGGCTCTGCGCATAGTCGTCAACGGCGAAATCGAGGCGTTGAGCGACTTCCTGCAGCAGGCTCTCACCATGCTCAAGCCCGGCGGACGACTTGTCGTCATCACCTATCATTCGCTTGAGGACCGACTTGTAAAGAACTTCATGCGCACCGGCAATCTTAACGGAGAGCCGGCTCAGGACTTCTTCGGCCGCAACCTGTCGCCGTTCAAGCTCCTGACATCGAAACCCATTGTGCCCTCGGAGGCCGAGGTCGAGCGGAATCCGCGAGCACGAAGCGCCAAGCTGAGAGTGGCCGAGAAACTTCCGACCGACGATTAGCCGGCATGAGATATCAATTCACATTATGCGTCAAATCAAAAAATAAATCATAATAATCACACATGGCACAGGCCGCAGGCAAAAGCAAGAAAATTAAAGACGACAATCTGTTGGTGAAGCTCATCAACGGACGGTTGCTTTCCAGTGACTTTTTCGCTCGTCACTGGAAGTCGGTTCTGTTGGCCATTCTGATGGTGCTTATCTACATCACCAACCGCTATCAGTGCCTGACCCGAATGGAGGAGATACGCCGACTCGAGCAGGAGCTTGAAGAGGTGGAAACCGAGCGCATCCGCGTCCGCAGCACTTACATGAGCCGTATACGCGAGTCGTCGATGCAGGAGATGGTCGACACCATGCACCTTAACCTGCGCATTCAGGATAAGCCCCCTTACAAATTAAGCAAACATTAACCTCTCATCCTTGAAATGAAAAAAGAGAATCGATCACATATACTGCTGCGTTACGCTCTGGTGATAGGCTGCATCCTTGTCTTCGCCTCGTTTATTGTCTATAAGGCATTTGACACTACCGTCATATCGGCCTCGCGATGGAACGAGAAGGCGATGAAGGAGCTGTCGCGCGTCGACACTATACGCCCCGAACGCGGTAACATCCTTGCCAGCAACGGCTCGATACTTGCCACCAACCTCTGCTACTACAATGTGCGCATCGACTTCCGCAGCGAGCGTTTCATGGAGGGCCGTTACCTGCTTGCCGTCGACAGCCTTGCCGACAGCCTCGCGTTGCACTTCCCCATACGCGACAGGGCAGGGTGGAAGAAGCGTCTTCTCTCGCCGCTCGACAAGCCGCGTGAAAAGCGCCCCCGCGCCTTCAAGATTCTCGGCAACATATCCTACGCCGATTATCAGCTGCTGCGCACATTCCCCTTCTTCAACATCCGCAACGCCAACAAGACCGGTCTGACCAAGGAGAAGGTGATGCGTCGTGTCAACCCTTACGGAGCGATGGCGCGTCGTAGTGTGGGCGGTGTGGGCATCGATTCTATAACCGGCGAAACTCACGGAATATCGGGACTCGAACGCGCACTTGACTCCCTGCTTTACGGAAAGCCCGGCCTCGCCAAGAAGGTGCCGCTTACCAAGGACATCGTCAACTGGACCGATGTAGAGCCGGTTCCCGGCTACAACATAAAGACCACCATCGACATTAACATGCAGGACATCGTGGAGAACGAGCTCAACAATGTTCTCACCACCTGCAATGCCGACTGGGGAGTGGCAGTGCTTATGGAGGTGAGCACCGGCAACATCAAGGCCATCTCCAATCTTGAGAAGAGCCCGTCGTCCGATGAATACATCGAGGGCATGAACCGTGCCGTGCTCGGTTATGAGCCGGGTTCGGTGGTGAAGACCCTCTCGATGATGATAGCTGTCGAGGACGGAATCGTTAAGGATGTCGAGGAGGTGATAACCACCGGTCACGGATTTGCTTATGCCGGAGGCCGCCCCATTACCGACTCCCACGGTGTGGCGTCGATGCCCGTGCGCGAGGTGATCGAGCGCTCCTCCAACATCGGTATGGCTAAAATCATCACGTCACGCTACGGCGACAATCCCGGTGCATTCTATACCCGACTTAAGAAGCTCGGATTCCTCGACCCGATGAATACCGGAATCGCCGGTGAACGCCCTCCTCGCATCGACAGCGTTGCCAGCAACCGTGGCGGACGAATAGCCTTGTCACGCATGTGCTACGGTTACTCTACCGAAATTCCACCGCTCTATACGCTCTCCATATATAACGCCATAGCCAACGACGGCAAGTATGTGCGTCCGCGCCTTGTGGAGCGGCTGCTTGGCGAAGGCATCGACTCGGTGCTGCCTGTAAGCTATGTGCGTGACACAATGGCCTGCAGTCCGCGCACTGCCGAGATTATGCGCATGATGCTCACCAATGTAGTGTGGGGCGACCACGGCACCGGAAAGCTGTTGCGCAACGACAAGGTGCGCATTGCCGGAAAGACCGGTACATGCTACATCATCGAGAACGGAGCCTACAATACCGGCAAGAAGCGTCTTGCATTCTGCGGCTTCTTCCCCGCCGAAAAGCCTCTCTACTCATGCATCGTGCTCACATGCTATCCCAAGCAGAACATGTTTGGAGCGGCAAGTACGAGCGGCACAGTGTTGAAGAATATCGCGCTCAAGATGTTTTCGCGCGGAATGTTGAACAACAGTTCCGATTACCGCGAAGGCGAGCACGCTCCCACCAGGCCCACTTTCTTTGCATCGGGCGGTCAGCGCCGCATAAAGAACGTGCGCGACAATCTCGGCATGGGAAGCGTGAAATACTTCGAGCCGGGCAACCACAAGTCGGGCGTGCCGAGCGTACTCGGTTACAATCTTCGCGATGCCATCAATGTGCTTGAGAGCGCAGGGCTGGAAGTCGACTTCAACGGCACCGGCTATGTCGTGGCACAATCGCTCTCACCGGGCAGCACGTTACGCCCCGGCTCACGTGTAAGGCTCACATTAAATCAATAATCCAACGAAACCTAATTAAACCGCATAGGCAATATGAAATCCCTCTCACAACTCCTTTCACCATTGATGGTTGAAGAAATAATCGGCAGCGATGACAAAATCATCACCGATGTAGTAAGTGACTCACGTAAAGTTACCACAGGCTCGCTGTTTGTGGCTGTGCGCGGTACTACCGTCGACGGCCACTCGTTCATTCCTTTGCTTCAGTACAGCGGTGTAGCCGCCATTGTGTGTGAGGAGTTTCCCGAGTTCATCGAGTCGTCGATCACCTATATCAAGGTGAGCGACAGCGCCGTGGCTCTCGGATATCTTGCCTCGGAATGGTGGGACAACCCTTCGCGCAAATTGAATCTCGTAGGCGTGAC contains:
- the rsmH gene encoding 16S rRNA (cytosine(1402)-N(4))-methyltransferase RsmH; this encodes MEQEVYHIPALLDETLQGLDIKPDGIYVDVTFGGGGHSRAIIQRLNGDGRLYGFDQDADAMNNAIDDSRFTFVYSNFRFLRNFLRYYGVESVDGILGDLGVSFHHFDDPERGFSFRWDGPLDMRMNRNATRTAAWYVANYTEQELADAFYLYGELKTARRIAAAIVKARQESPITTVEQLLAVVKPFINPRKEKKELAQVFQALRIVVNGEIEALSDFLQQALTMLKPGGRLVVITYHSLEDRLVKNFMRTGNLNGEPAQDFFGRNLSPFKLLTSKPIVPSEAEVERNPRARSAKLRVAEKLPTDD
- a CDS encoding penicillin-binding protein; the encoded protein is MKKENRSHILLRYALVIGCILVFASFIVYKAFDTTVISASRWNEKAMKELSRVDTIRPERGNILASNGSILATNLCYYNVRIDFRSERFMEGRYLLAVDSLADSLALHFPIRDRAGWKKRLLSPLDKPREKRPRAFKILGNISYADYQLLRTFPFFNIRNANKTGLTKEKVMRRVNPYGAMARRSVGGVGIDSITGETHGISGLERALDSLLYGKPGLAKKVPLTKDIVNWTDVEPVPGYNIKTTIDINMQDIVENELNNVLTTCNADWGVAVLMEVSTGNIKAISNLEKSPSSDEYIEGMNRAVLGYEPGSVVKTLSMMIAVEDGIVKDVEEVITTGHGFAYAGGRPITDSHGVASMPVREVIERSSNIGMAKIITSRYGDNPGAFYTRLKKLGFLDPMNTGIAGERPPRIDSVASNRGGRIALSRMCYGYSTEIPPLYTLSIYNAIANDGKYVRPRLVERLLGEGIDSVLPVSYVRDTMACSPRTAEIMRMMLTNVVWGDHGTGKLLRNDKVRIAGKTGTCYIIENGAYNTGKKRLAFCGFFPAEKPLYSCIVLTCYPKQNMFGAASTSGTVLKNIALKMFSRGMLNNSSDYREGEHAPTRPTFFASGGQRRIKNVRDNLGMGSVKYFEPGNHKSGVPSVLGYNLRDAINVLESAGLEVDFNGTGYVVAQSLSPGSTLRPGSRVRLTLNQ
- a CDS encoding FtsL-like putative cell division protein codes for the protein MAQAAGKSKKIKDDNLLVKLINGRLLSSDFFARHWKSVLLAILMVLIYITNRYQCLTRMEEIRRLEQELEEVETERIRVRSTYMSRIRESSMQEMVDTMHLNLRIQDKPPYKLSKH